The DNA sequence TCGGCCATCCCTAGGCCGGCACGAAGGATCGGTACGATCGCGATGGGACCGTCAACTTCCCGTCCACTTGCATCTCCCAGGGGTGTACGCACACTCCGGAATCGAGTCGGAAGATTCGTCGTCGCTTCCAGACCGAGCAGGGTTCCAAGTAGTCGGACGAGTGCTCGAAAGTTTGGAGGCGAGGTCTCGACAGAACGAAGAGCGGCGATCTTCTCCTGAATCAGCGGGTGTTTCGACTCAAAAACAGACGCCACGAAGCACTCCTTCTCCGGTAGTCCCGGTCGATCATCGTCCCCCTGGCCGGGTGGACAGGTCTCGTCTCACTGATACAATGAGGAGACCCCAAAGGCAACGGGACTCTCAGAACCGGACCGAATTGTGGGGGGTAGATGTCAGGGAGGATACGGAGATTGCCGATGGCGCTCGAGTTCACGGTCTTGGCCAGCGGCTCGAAGGGCAACGCCTCGCTCCTGCAGCTCGATGGTTCTTGCTTTCTAGTCGACGCGGGGCTCGGACCCAGTGCCCTGGCCAATCGCCTTGAGATCGTTGGAGCGGGTTGGGACCGGATTTGTGGGGCCATCATTACGCACACTCATTGCGACCACTCCCACGACGCCACGCTTCGACGAATGGCCAGGTCTCGAATCCCGGTCTTCTGTCATCCGGGGCATTGGGAGGAAGCTGGTCATCGTCCTGGTTTCCGCGAGCTGTTCGAGCTTGGCTTGCTCCGGTTCTTTGATGATCGACCTCTCCTTGTCGCGCCTGGGCTCTGGGTCGAATCGTTTGAACTCAAACACAGCGGCCCAACCTTCGGATTTCGCTTCGAAGGTCGGGTCGGACGCCGAGGTCGCCCTTCGACCCTGGGCTATCTGACCGACACAGGCTCCTGGGATCATCGAACGGTCGAAGCACTTGCGGATGTCGATCTCCTCGGCATCGAGTTCAACCATGATGTGGAAATGGAACGGCAGTCAGGGCGATCACCTGCATTAATTTGGCGGAATCTGGGAGATCGAGGCCACCTTTCCAATGACCAGGCCGCCGAGTTACTTCGAGCGATTCTTGACCGATCCGGTCCAGGAGCGCTCACTCAAGTTGTCATGCTCCACCTCAGCGAACATTGCAATCGACCAGAACTTGCGGTCCAGGTGGCTCGAAACGCACTTCTAACGCGTGATCGACGTGCACAACTCCATACGGCAAGTCAGAACTGCCCTCTTGGAAAACTCTGGGTGAAGCCCGCTCGAAGAGCAAGTGTCGCATCGATTGCCGGATTTCCCTGGGAAGAATGACCCCGTCTCACGTTCGAGAGAACCGATCGATCCCGTGGCCGATTACTTTGCGAGTGATGTGCATCTCAGGCTCGACCATACCGAACGGTCGGAGCGATTCGCGACCTTTGTACATTCGCTGAGCCCCAACGATACCCTGACCATCGTGGGTGACCTTTGCGACTTTTGGTTCGCCAGCCGACAGCGCAACAGTGATCCGCTTCGATGCGCCGGTCTTCGATCCCTGGCCAACTTCCGGCAGCAGGGTGGAAGGCTGGTTATCCTCCAGGGAAATCACGATGCTTGGCTCGGTCCTTTTTATGAAGCGACTCTTGGGGCCTCGTGTGTTGAAGGCGCTTGGAAAGGAAGAAGTCACGGCGTTGACGTTTCCGCCGTGCATGGGCATCTCCTCGGAGCTCGCAAGCCATGGAAAGCAATGATGGAGAGTCGCTCGTTCCTGTCTTCGTTCGAGGCTCTCCCAAGTCCGATTGCTCGACGACTGGCCGATCGGCTCGAACGCTCCAACTCACAATCACTTGCCAAAACGCATCATCGTCACCTGATCACCTATCGTGCTCATGCGAGTGGGATGATCGAAAACGGAATTGCGAACCTGATCCTCCTCGGTCATGTCCACGATGTATTTGATGAGCCGATCGGAAACGGTCGCATGATCGTTCTGGGAGATTGGATTGGTGGTTCGAGTCACGTTCGCATCGACGAGCACGGTGTCTGCTTCGTGACGGATCGCCCCTCGGCAACGACCTTGCAATCCAGTATCTAAGCATCAACTCGCGATCAATCGATGATCTCAAGTGTGAAAATCCTATTGACAACTCGCCTCTGATTCCAATTCTCGACAGTGGAACTGAAGGGGCCGGAAAACCCTCCTGGCTAAGAACTATCGGTCGACGATCGAGTACGTCGACTCGACCATCCAGAACCGGGACCTTTTTTCAAGGTCATCTCAAACCCCTTGGAAACACATGTTCAAGATCGATCACCATCTTCACACGACTCGTCACTCGCCTGACAGTTTTTTGGAGCCCGAGGAACTGATTGAGCAGGCCAAATGTGTCGGACTTCATGGGGTCGTTATCACCGAACACGATCGACTCTGGGACACCGAGGAACTCTTGGAACTTTCTGCAAGGTCGGATGGAATCATGGTTCTCTCCGGCGTAGAAATCTCAGCCCGAGAAGGTCATTTCCTGGTCTATGGCCTGACAGACCTGGATGAGTGCCCTCCGGGAGTCAGGTTGGAGGATCTTCTAAAGGTCGTCGAGGACCAGGGGGCAGCCATCGTCGCGGCACACCCGTTTCGATGGGACCAAGACTTTGACGCAATCGTTGCCGACCACGGACCGATTTTCGATGGTTTGGAAATGGTCAGCAATAACGTCTTACCGGACATGCGTGTTCAGATTGAAGCGCTCCTCGCTCGTCATCCAAACATGGGCGCAACGGGCTCAAGCGACGCTCATGATGTCATGACTGTCGGTTGTTACTTCACGGAGTTTCCGTCTCCGATAGAGTCAATGTCGGAGTTTGTGGTCGCACTCAAGAGGAAGGTTGGGCGGCCTCGGCATCGACCGGGCGCGGTGCTTCTTGGCGGGCCAGTCGATTGAGGAGTTGTGTTCCGAACCGGGGAGCGGGCCGTTTCAGACGGATCAGGTTACGTTGCGCGGTGGTCCAATGATCGATCGCAGGTCGAGTTAACTTCGCAAGTTCTTGCTCGAATAAGAGAAATTCGTCTTGCGTAGGAGGTTTGAACAAGGCCCTAGAGGCAAGTTGTCGCACCGATCGGTATGACTCGGCGGTGGCTCCGCGATCGAATCCCGCCGGCTTCGCCGTGAGCTGTCGGATTGATGCGAGCAGGGAGAGCCGCCGATTTTCGATCTCGACTGGATTTTCAGAAATGATTAAGGGAGGACGTCTTGCAAGATTCGGTTCCTTTGGCAGCACGAGAAAGACCGGGTTCAGTCCCCGAACCGCCAAGGCTTGATAACTCTGATCGAGCCTCCAGAGCGTTTGAACCAATTGTCCCCAGTGTTCAATGCGATCGGTTGTCGTCTGCTCGGCTTGTCGATGCTGAGATTGCACCACGCAGGCACTGACCAAGACGAGCAATCCAACTATCCCAGTGAGTCTGGCGATTCGCGCCTTTTTCCACTGAATCATCCGGCG is a window from the Tautonia rosea genome containing:
- a CDS encoding PHP-associated domain-containing protein, which codes for MFKIDHHLHTTRHSPDSFLEPEELIEQAKCVGLHGVVITEHDRLWDTEELLELSARSDGIMVLSGVEISAREGHFLVYGLTDLDECPPGVRLEDLLKVVEDQGAAIVAAHPFRWDQDFDAIVADHGPIFDGLEMVSNNVLPDMRVQIEALLARHPNMGATGSSDAHDVMTVGCYFTEFPSPIESMSEFVVALKRKVGRPRHRPGAVLLGGPVD
- a CDS encoding MBL fold metallo-hydrolase; translated protein: MALEFTVLASGSKGNASLLQLDGSCFLVDAGLGPSALANRLEIVGAGWDRICGAIITHTHCDHSHDATLRRMARSRIPVFCHPGHWEEAGHRPGFRELFELGLLRFFDDRPLLVAPGLWVESFELKHSGPTFGFRFEGRVGRRGRPSTLGYLTDTGSWDHRTVEALADVDLLGIEFNHDVEMERQSGRSPALIWRNLGDRGHLSNDQAAELLRAILDRSGPGALTQVVMLHLSEHCNRPELAVQVARNALLTRDRRAQLHTASQNCPLGKLWVKPARRASVASIAGFPWEE